In Humulus lupulus chromosome 7, drHumLupu1.1, whole genome shotgun sequence, the following are encoded in one genomic region:
- the LOC133792024 gene encoding uncharacterized protein LOC133792024, whose product MVLDDIPVKDPPYFHDTAEYDPYGYDPYVNDDHVANAADLGGPDIRADLLTQRVFTDLVKKRGLDSKFKIDSAGTINYHEGNPADPRMRASSKSRGIVITSLSRPIRSFDFVDFDLSLAMDNQNRDDIIEAFNRWKFRDTLPEDDHKKNYGAFLEKDGAGFRGQVKLTGF is encoded by the exons ATGGTCCTTGATGATATCCCTGTTAAAGATCCGCCATATTTTCATGACACagcggagtacgatccctatggctacgatccttatgtcaacgaTGATCATGTTGCTAATGCAGCAGATCTTGGTGGACCAGATATTAGGGCAGATTTGCTaacacaga GGGTCTTCACCGATTTGGTCAAGAAAAGGGGTTTGGATTCCAAGTTCAAGATTGACTCAGCCGGAACCATTAATTATCACGAGGGTAACCCAGCAGACCCAAGAATGAGGGCATCCTCAAAAAGTCGTGGGATTGTGATAACTTCATTGTCAAGGCCAATCCGCTCCTTCGATTTTGTAGACTTTGATTTGAGTCTCGCCATGGATAACCAGAATAGAG ATGATATTATTGAAGCTTTTAATAGGTGGAAATTTAGAGACACTTTGCCTGAGGATGATCATAAGAAG AATTATGGTGCATTCTTGGAGAAAGACGGAGCAGGGTTTAGAGGGCAAGTTAAACTTACTGGATTTTAA
- the LOC133788494 gene encoding L-ascorbate peroxidase, cytosolic-like, with protein MAKCYPVVSEEYKKAVDKAKKKLRGLIAEKNIAPLILRLAWHSAGTFDVKTRTGGPFGTMKNPAELAHAANSGLDIAVRLLQPIKEQFPILSYADFYQLAGVVAVEVTGGPEVPFHPGREDKPNPPPEGRLPDANKGSDHLRQVFGTMGLSDVDIVALSGGHTLGRAHKERSGFEGPWTTNPLIFDNTYFLELLNGEQEGLLQLPSDKALLSDPVFRPLVDKYAADEDCFFADYAVAHQKLSELGFADA; from the exons ATGGCCAAGTGTTACCCAGTTGTCAGTGAAGAGTACAAGAAGGCTGTTGACAAGGCCAAGAAGAAGCTCAGGGGACTCATCGCCGAGAAGAACATCGCTCCTCTCATTCTCCGCCTTGC ATGGCATTCTGCTGGAACCTTCGATGTGAAGACCAGGACCGGTGGTCCGTTTGGAACCATGAAGAACCCGGCTGAGCTAGCTCACGCTGCCAACAGTGGTCTTGATATTGCTGTGAGGCTCTTGCAACCCATCAAGGAACAGTTCCCCATTCTCTCTTACGCTGACTTCTACCAG TTGGCTGGTGTTGTCGCCGTTGAAGTCACCGGTGGACCCGAAGTTCCTTTCCATCCAGGAAGAGAG GACAAGCCTAACCCTCCTCCAGAAGGCCGTCTTcctgatgctaacaagg GTTCTGACCATTTGCGTCAAGTTTTTGGCACAATGGGTCTCAGTGACGTGGATATTGTTGCTCTCTCTGGTGGACACACCCTG GGAAGGGCACACAAGGAGCGTTCTGGCTTTGAGGGACCCTGGACTACCAATCCTCTCATCTTCGACAACACCTACTTCTT GGAACTCTTGAATGGTGAGCAGGAAGGCCTTCTACAGCTGCCATCTGACAAGGCTCTTCTTTCAGACCCTGTCTTCCGCCCTCTTGTTGACAAATATGCTGCG GATGAAGATTGCTTCTTTGCTGATTATGCTGTAGCTCATCAGAAGCTCTCTGAGCTAGG ATTTGCCGACGCCTAA